A stretch of Henckelia pumila isolate YLH828 chromosome 4, ASM3356847v2, whole genome shotgun sequence DNA encodes these proteins:
- the LOC140864273 gene encoding pentatricopeptide repeat-containing protein At4g16470 — MLTISRVKPLLSVYKPPAAAAISRGKVESLRFPCFLPVITPLPSIKPAICVQSRGLCTDVGATGEIHVIVGPMFAGKTTTLLKRIKSESFNGRFQAADAGKNYYHLDKTLKGLCFTGRVKEAVRLLCCSGVQVHSETYCLLLQECISRKEYREGRRIHWQMVAVGFVPDEYLNIKLLILYAKAGDLDTAHILFDSSSCFNLVSWNAMISGYVQKGQDEVGLSFYNSMRLCGLIPDQYTFASVFRACSSLAILEQGKQAHGLLTKSRFSKNVVVCTSLMDMYFKCSSSYDASLVFDKCLERNVITWTALISGYGFNGRVVDVLGSFHQMINEGFRPNEITFLAVLSACSHGGLVNEGREYFSSMIRDYGVKPRGRHYAAIVDLLGRGGRLEEAYAFVQMSPFKKHPAVWGALLGACKIHGNVEMVKLAAKKFFELEPENAGKYIVLCNAYATFGLWDNVAEVRSMMKGCGIKKEPGYSMVEVQMEAHFFFMGHNTHKQTKQICGLIEDLTCILKDNCDVRDFSIELQYHD; from the exons ATGCTAACGATTTCCAGAGTGAAACCACTTCTCTCTGTCTACAAGCCTCCCGCTGCGGCCGCCATTTCTCGTGGCAAGGTTGAATCTTTGCGATTCCCTTGTTTTCTCCCTGTAATTACTCCTCTTCCAAGTATAAAACCTGCAATCTGCGTGCAAAGCCGAGGCTTATGCACCGACGTAGGGGCCACTGGTGAGATTCACGTGATTGTTGGACCTATGTTCGCGGGGAAAACCACGACTCTTCTTAAAAGAATCAAGTCTGAAAGCTTCAATGGCAG ATTTCAGGCCGCGGACGCCGGAAAGAATTATTACCATttggataaaacattaaaaggTCTCTGTTTCACGGGGAGAGTTAAAGAGGCTGTTCGGTTATTGTGCTGCTCAGGAGTGCAAGTGCACTCTGAAACCTATTGTCTTCTGCTGCAAGAATGCATATCCAGGAAAGAATATAGAGAGGGAAGAAGGATTCATTGGCAGATGGTTGCTGTTGGGTTTGTTCCTGATGAATATCTAAATATCAAACTTTTGATTCTATATGCGAAAGCAGGAGACCTGGATACCGCCCACATTCTTTTTGACTCCTCCTCATGctttaatttagtttcatggaATGCAATGATTTCAGGATATGTGCAGAAGGGACAGGATGAGGTGGGTTTGAGTTTTTATAACAGTATGAGACTATGTGGTTTGATACCGGACCAGTATACATTTGCATCAGTCTTTAGGGCCTGTTCCTCCTTGGCCATTCTGGAACAGGGAAAGCAAGCCCATGGTTTGTTGACTAAGAGCCGGTTTAGTAAAAATGTTGTCGTTTGCACTTCACTTATGGATATGTATTTCAAATGCAGTAGCTCATACGATGCGTCTCTTGTTTTCGACAAGTGTTTGGAAAGAAATGTCATAACCTGGACCGCCTTGATTTCTGGGTATGGTTTTAACGGAAGAGTGGTTGACGTGTTGGGTTCTTTTCATCAGATGATAAATGAAGGATTCAGACCAAACGAAATCACCTTTCTTGCAGTACTTTCCGCTTGTAGCCATGGGGGTTTGGTGAATGAAGGGAGGGAATATTTTTCTTCAATGATAAGGGATTATGGTGTTAAGCCACGAGGAAGACATTATGCTGCCATTGTTGATCTTTTAGGGCGTGGTGGTAGGTTGGAAGAGGCTTATGCATTTGTCCAAATGTCACCTTTTAAGAAGCACCCAGCAGTTTGGGGTGCTTTGCTTGGTGCATGTAAAATTCATGGAAATGTGGAAATGGTAAAGCTTGCTGCAAAGAAATTTTTTGAGTTAGAACCAGAAAATGCTGGGAAGTATATAGTATTATGTAATGCCTACGCAACTTTTGGTTTGTGGGATAATGTTGCAGAGGTCAGGAGCATGATGAAGGGGTGTGGAATTAAAAAGGAACCTGGCTATAGCATGGTCGAGGTGCAAATGGAGGCTCATTTCTTCTTTATGGGCCATAATACTCACAAACAGACTAAGCAAATTTGTGGATTGATTGAAGATCTGACTTGTATCTTGAAAGATAATTGTGATGTTCGTgatttcagtattgaactgcAGTACCATGACTAA
- the LOC140859855 gene encoding pumilio homolog 12-like, producing MAIVCDLAIHEVGCRSLNEFISTIFGQQKLALLGIIASKAVFLSNDRFGNYVVQHAMLLGDKFVALYILRRLQGHFVQLSQVKGASNVVERCVESSRLGTCVVVTEILQTPSASYQLAQHPYGNYIIQVALKQLKKYQIETLYLHLVEALAPHFPRLQGNAGGRKILDLILSGFEIQHQGWPEF from the exons ATGGCTATTGTTTGCGACCTGGCTATACACGAAGTAGGGTGCAGATCGTTGAACGAGTTCATCAGCACTATTTTTGGCCAACAAAAACTTGCACTTCTTGGAATAATTGCAAGTAAAGCAGTGTTCCTATCAAATGACCGATTCGG GAACTATGTTGTGCAACATGCAATGCTACTTGGTGATAAATTTGTGGCACTATATATCCTGCGTCGCCTCCAAGGGCACTTCGTACAGCTATCCCAAGTGAAAGGGGCGAGTAATGTGGTCGAGAGATGTGTCGAGTCTTCACGCCTTGGGACATGTGTAGTTGTCACAGAAATTTTACAAACCCCCTCAGCTTCTTATCAACTTGCTCAGCATCCGTATGGTAATTACATAATTCAGGTCGCCTTGAAGCAACTCAAG AAATACCAAATCGAGACACTTTATTTGCATCTTGTTGAAGCTCTCGCACCTCATTTCCCGCGGCTTCAAGGCAATGCAGGTGGAAGAAAGATCCTTGATCTCATCTTGAGTGGTTTTGAGATCCAACATCAAGGCTGGCCAGAGTTTTAG